The Paenibacillus macerans genome includes a window with the following:
- a CDS encoding tyrosine-type recombinase/integrase, which yields MSDENIQKVHTLINDSLKKAERWGLIQKNPASLVDRPKAVKKEIKVWNLEQVKLFLKNADLNARYFIAPLLGLTTGMRVGEILGLRWKDVDLERGFIRVTQTLSSDGKELMPYTKTASGMRTIDLPPETISYLEMHKKRIDKERKSPLYHDLDLVVCTEFGTPTNKSNIRRFFNAQINKLGLPKIRFHDTRHTHATLLLIQGVNPKIVSERLGHADVRISLDTYSHLLPSMQKETAIMLGKMLFEEEKEEVILN from the coding sequence TTGTCCGATGAAAACATTCAAAAAGTCCATACGCTAATAAATGATTCGCTTAAAAAAGCTGAACGTTGGGGACTGATCCAGAAGAATCCCGCTTCGCTGGTTGATCGGCCTAAGGCGGTAAAAAAAGAAATAAAAGTTTGGAATCTGGAGCAAGTTAAGCTGTTCCTTAAGAACGCTGATTTAAATGCTCGGTATTTTATAGCCCCGCTTCTGGGATTAACCACTGGAATGCGAGTAGGTGAGATATTAGGTTTGCGTTGGAAAGATGTAGACCTTGAACGGGGATTTATTCGTGTAACTCAAACCTTGAGCAGTGATGGAAAAGAACTTATGCCTTACACCAAAACTGCCTCAGGAATGAGAACAATCGACTTGCCCCCTGAGACGATCTCATATTTGGAAATGCATAAGAAGCGAATTGATAAGGAACGTAAGTCACCGTTGTATCATGATTTGGATTTGGTCGTTTGTACGGAATTCGGCACTCCGACAAACAAAAGCAATATCAGGAGATTTTTCAATGCTCAGATCAACAAGCTGGGACTCCCCAAAATCCGATTCCATGACACGAGACATACTCACGCTACACTACTTCTAATTCAAGGCGTAAATCCGAAGATTGTAAGTGAACGTTTGGGCCATGCAGACGTCAGAATAAGCCTCGATACTTATTCCCACCTACTTCCGAGTATGCAGAAAGAAACCGCGATTATGTTAGGAAAAATGCTATTTGAGGAAGAAAAGGAGGAGGTTATTTTGAACTAG
- a CDS encoding helix-turn-helix domain-containing protein has protein sequence MSNIESIGENIRLVRIKRGLSQEQLALNAGVNTSYIGQIERGEKNPTIKTLEKIASALSIEIIDLLYPSYPPKQGVEPFCKYIMTELTLEKIKQCFLEVLVDTKIISEQSNLLKFEDGR, from the coding sequence ATGAGCAACATTGAATCTATTGGGGAAAATATCAGACTCGTACGAATTAAAAGGGGTCTAAGTCAGGAACAATTGGCTTTAAATGCTGGGGTAAATACATCATATATAGGACAAATCGAGAGGGGAGAAAAGAACCCGACGATTAAGACACTAGAAAAAATTGCTTCGGCATTAAGCATCGAAATAATCGACTTATTGTATCCTTCTTATCCTCCAAAACAGGGCGTGGAACCATTCTGTAAATACATTATGACTGAACTGACCCTCGAAAAGATTAAGCAATGCTTTTTGGAAGTATTAGTTGATACAAAAATAATATCGGAGCAATCCAATTTATTGAAGTTTGAAGATGGGAGGTGA
- a CDS encoding MBL fold metallo-hydrolase, with product MTLRLQMLGTGGAFAKKYFNNNGLLYAEDFTLLIDCGITAPLALHSLGKPLDQIDAILITHIHGDHVGGLEEFAFRMKYGSGKKPVLYIADKLAQPLWENTLKGGMSQDGVIGSLDDIFDVRLLAEGKTERLSQGISVEIIQTPHIPGKASYSLYFNGEVFYSADKTFQPELLTRLVTERNCRKILHEVQLTGPGEVHTTLQELLSLPPEIQSKILLMHYGDEMESFIGKTGEMEFLRQHEIYTL from the coding sequence ATGACACTTCGTCTGCAAATGCTTGGCACAGGCGGGGCATTCGCCAAAAAGTACTTTAACAATAACGGCCTCTTGTATGCGGAGGACTTTACGCTGTTGATCGATTGCGGCATTACCGCGCCGCTTGCACTGCATTCGCTTGGCAAACCGTTGGATCAAATCGACGCTATTCTGATCACGCATATCCACGGCGACCATGTCGGAGGCCTCGAAGAATTCGCCTTTCGTATGAAATACGGCTCCGGGAAGAAGCCGGTACTCTACATTGCCGACAAGTTGGCCCAACCGTTATGGGAAAATACGTTAAAGGGCGGAATGAGTCAGGATGGGGTGATTGGCTCGCTTGACGATATCTTTGACGTCCGGCTTCTCGCGGAAGGAAAAACCGAGCGGTTGTCGCAGGGGATTTCCGTTGAAATTATCCAAACGCCGCATATTCCGGGTAAAGCAAGTTATTCGCTTTATTTTAACGGCGAGGTTTTTTACAGTGCGGATAAAACATTCCAACCGGAGCTGTTGACCCGGCTCGTAACGGAAAGAAACTGCCGAAAAATTTTGCACGAGGTCCAGCTTACCGGCCCTGGCGAAGTACATACCACGCTTCAGGAACTGCTCTCCTTGCCCCCGGAGATTCAAAGCAAAATTTTGCTGATGCATTACGGGGACGAGATGGAGTCTTTTATCGGGAAAACCGGGGAGATGGAGTTTCTGCGCCAGCACGAAATTTATACGCTGTAG
- a CDS encoding ABC-three component system protein encodes MIGIETDDDVARIAKEGEANVYEQDKHSISDNIPFGDHSKDLWNTLCIWLRAAAKPEFDLDNVEFHLVTNKVIMDGIVISIAEAKSDKDCESCVNALKALAKNVPQGVRKYAEEVCQYDNETLKKFVKRVVLSDANNNSYGNKLKEEIKSLLHVSDILPFEEIYNSLLGWVHNTAMNCWRNSMPAWLSRDKFTDYYQKLLSRYSLKRFDETDQSLIPLSLVDKEAQYNELFVRQLYLLALEKNDDILISSIEDYLRCSYERTRFSIEGDITKEELERFDQNLIDRWKIIFSQFERKYKRSLKTCSDITELGEDIGFDILSETLNHREPLANQPTEQYYLTRGSYHRLANSKKLILGWHPEYKTLLMQGE; translated from the coding sequence TTGATTGGAATCGAAACAGATGATGATGTAGCCAGAATAGCTAAAGAAGGAGAGGCAAATGTTTATGAACAAGATAAACATTCAATCTCTGATAATATCCCCTTCGGTGATCATAGCAAAGACTTATGGAACACTCTATGTATTTGGCTAAGAGCGGCGGCCAAACCTGAATTTGATTTAGATAATGTAGAATTTCATTTAGTTACAAATAAAGTAATAATGGATGGCATTGTAATATCAATTGCTGAGGCAAAATCAGATAAAGATTGTGAAAGTTGTGTAAATGCATTAAAGGCTCTCGCAAAAAATGTTCCTCAGGGAGTTAGAAAATATGCTGAAGAAGTTTGCCAATATGATAATGAAACTCTTAAAAAATTTGTAAAAAGGGTTGTTTTATCTGACGCAAACAATAATAGTTATGGAAACAAATTAAAGGAAGAAATCAAATCTTTGTTACATGTCTCGGATATTTTACCTTTTGAAGAAATTTATAATTCTTTATTAGGTTGGGTTCATAACACCGCTATGAATTGTTGGCGAAATAGTATGCCTGCATGGTTATCAAGAGACAAATTTACAGATTATTATCAAAAATTACTTAGTAGATATAGTCTTAAGCGTTTTGACGAAACAGACCAATCACTTATACCTCTCTCCTTGGTGGATAAAGAAGCACAGTACAATGAACTATTCGTCAGACAACTCTATTTATTGGCTTTAGAAAAAAATGACGACATCCTTATATCCTCGATAGAAGATTACTTGCGTTGCAGTTATGAAAGAACTCGATTTAGCATCGAGGGAGATATCACCAAAGAAGAATTGGAGAGATTTGACCAGAATTTAATTGACAGATGGAAAATTATTTTTTCTCAATTTGAGCGTAAATACAAAAGATCTTTAAAAACATGTAGTGACATTACAGAATTAGGCGAGGATATAGGATTTGATATCCTTTCAGAAACGCTTAATCACAGGGAGCCTTTAGCTAATCAGCCTACTGAGCAATATTATTTGACACGTGGTAGTTACCATCGACTTGCTAACAGTAAAAAGTTGATTTTAGGCTGGCATCCTGAATATAAAACTCTGTTAATGCAAGGAGAATGA
- a CDS encoding DUF3732 domain-containing protein: MNFKINHIVLWPKDKSKKERVLTFNLEKINVITGDSQKGKSSIIPIIDYCLGSSKCAIPVGIIREKTEWFGIVVAVDSKKILIARKEPGVNIQSGEIFIQENADIKNIPLPVPERNVEFLKNMLNEIASLPYLTLSDDNDSDSSNKRASFRDFSAFQFQPQHIVANPYTLFYKADTYQNRERLKNIFPLVVGAIDREILYLRQQLKELEKEYNKYSNELNELRRITQHWFYNVKSYYTQAKEYGLITNSNSEELGWSTQTYIDHLAKIPDLTKLKNFSYGEIDTSAAIAELNNLLNQELNLSREIGTVRQRLYKMTRLFESEKLYQESLEYQHARLQASNWLINLIEPKTICPFCGSENSKAYDEIHQLYNHQSKISSISNNIEKSSAMLDREITKLRSRLKELESSLNYVRKQKLELEIESEELRKSRQTEQEIFRFIGRLEKSLDDYKLTHENRDLENKVKELEGQILSLRRKIDPKSIEAKLKQALKTISKTINRYANFLGVEDADQPIELDITNLTLKKISEKREDYLWEIGSGANWMGYHIATLLALHEYFVDLKWNPVPQFLIIDQPSQVYFPEKIIQNQSEQEADLTPNYKQEDIVRVQKIFTALSNNLRITKHSVQLIIIEHADEITWSGTEQDVHVVERWRGKNDALIPKDWL, from the coding sequence GTGAACTTTAAAATCAATCACATTGTTTTGTGGCCTAAAGATAAAAGTAAAAAGGAAAGAGTCTTGACATTCAATTTGGAAAAAATAAATGTAATTACCGGTGATAGTCAAAAAGGAAAGTCTTCTATCATACCTATTATTGACTACTGTTTGGGCAGTTCGAAATGTGCCATTCCAGTTGGAATTATAAGAGAAAAGACAGAGTGGTTTGGTATTGTTGTAGCTGTTGACTCGAAAAAGATATTAATCGCTCGTAAGGAACCCGGGGTAAATATCCAAAGTGGTGAGATTTTCATTCAAGAAAATGCGGATATAAAGAACATTCCTCTACCAGTACCGGAGAGGAATGTTGAATTTCTGAAAAATATGCTAAATGAAATAGCTTCTCTTCCCTATTTAACACTTTCTGATGATAACGACAGCGATTCTTCTAATAAAAGAGCTAGCTTTAGAGACTTTTCAGCTTTTCAATTTCAGCCTCAACATATCGTTGCAAATCCATATACTCTTTTCTATAAAGCTGATACATATCAAAATAGAGAAAGATTAAAAAACATCTTCCCCCTTGTAGTTGGAGCAATTGATAGAGAAATACTGTATTTAAGGCAGCAATTAAAAGAGCTAGAGAAAGAATATAATAAATATAGTAATGAACTAAATGAATTACGTAGAATTACGCAACATTGGTTTTATAATGTAAAAAGCTATTATACCCAAGCTAAAGAATACGGTTTGATAACGAACTCAAATTCAGAAGAATTAGGTTGGTCAACACAAACCTATATAGATCACTTAGCAAAGATTCCAGATCTAACAAAATTGAAGAATTTTTCTTATGGTGAGATTGATACTTCTGCTGCTATTGCAGAATTGAATAATTTACTCAATCAAGAATTAAATTTATCTCGTGAGATAGGTACAGTAAGACAAAGATTATATAAAATGACAAGGCTTTTTGAATCTGAAAAGCTGTACCAAGAATCTCTTGAATATCAGCATGCAAGATTACAGGCTTCTAATTGGTTGATAAATTTGATAGAACCTAAGACAATTTGCCCATTTTGTGGTTCTGAAAATAGTAAAGCTTATGATGAAATTCATCAACTTTATAATCATCAATCAAAAATTAGTTCAATTTCGAATAACATTGAAAAGTCCTCAGCAATGTTAGACAGAGAAATCACTAAGCTTAGAAGCCGCCTCAAAGAACTAGAAAGTTCACTAAATTATGTAAGAAAACAAAAACTAGAATTAGAGATCGAATCAGAGGAATTGAGAAAATCTAGGCAGACGGAGCAAGAAATATTTCGATTCATAGGGAGATTGGAAAAGTCCCTAGACGACTATAAATTAACACACGAGAATCGTGACTTAGAAAATAAAGTAAAAGAGTTAGAAGGTCAAATTCTGAGCTTAAGACGTAAAATTGATCCAAAAAGTATTGAAGCTAAATTAAAACAAGCTTTAAAGACAATTTCTAAAACGATTAATAGATATGCAAATTTCTTGGGCGTTGAGGATGCCGATCAGCCAATCGAACTTGATATTACAAATTTAACCTTAAAAAAAATATCCGAAAAAAGAGAAGATTACCTGTGGGAAATTGGTAGCGGAGCAAACTGGATGGGCTATCATATTGCAACTCTTCTGGCTTTGCATGAATATTTTGTAGATTTGAAGTGGAACCCTGTGCCGCAATTTCTAATAATCGACCAGCCTAGCCAAGTATACTTCCCAGAAAAAATTATTCAAAACCAAAGCGAACAAGAAGCTGATTTAACACCTAACTATAAGCAAGAAGATATCGTTAGAGTTCAAAAAATTTTCA
- a CDS encoding DUF3892 domain-containing protein has product MALDTRETFIAVRKNGNGDLREFKTSSGRVLNYEQALEEVKAGAIAGVNVFKGRDGEMYIRGDADGDPSNNLDNLPSFE; this is encoded by the coding sequence ATGGCCCTGGATACCAGAGAAACGTTTATCGCAGTCCGCAAAAACGGCAACGGCGACTTGCGGGAGTTTAAAACGTCGAGCGGGCGGGTGCTCAATTACGAGCAGGCGCTTGAGGAAGTTAAAGCCGGCGCCATCGCCGGAGTCAACGTCTTTAAAGGCCGGGACGGCGAAATGTATATCCGCGGCGACGCCGACGGAGATCCGTCGAACAACCTGGACAACCTGCCGAGCTTCGAATAG
- the radC gene encoding RadC family protein — MEIDKVQDLKKVVSESLRETTDSYLIQELFHRFPTTTELMNASEEELISIKGIGKGKAGQILAMLKLSKVLAYPEQKQIVIRSPQNVFALLEPELRFEQKELFICLFLNSKNHLIFKEIISIGSLNASIVHPREVFHAAIRRCSASLICAHNHPSGDPEPSHEDIAVTKRLKAAGEIIGIDVLDHVFIGNNQFYSLKEHGHF; from the coding sequence ATGGAAATTGATAAAGTACAAGATTTGAAAAAAGTAGTGTCAGAATCATTAAGGGAAACAACTGATAGCTACTTGATTCAAGAGCTATTTCATCGGTTTCCTACAACTACAGAGTTAATGAATGCTTCAGAAGAAGAATTAATTTCGATAAAGGGGATTGGAAAAGGAAAAGCGGGGCAAATACTGGCTATGCTAAAACTTTCAAAAGTCTTAGCATATCCTGAACAGAAGCAGATTGTTATTCGCAGTCCTCAAAATGTATTTGCCCTCCTTGAGCCAGAACTCCGTTTCGAGCAAAAAGAACTCTTCATATGTCTCTTCCTTAACAGCAAAAATCACCTTATTTTTAAAGAAATCATCTCCATTGGCTCACTGAACGCATCTATTGTCCATCCAAGAGAAGTATTCCATGCAGCAATCAGACGTTGCAGTGCTTCGCTTATATGTGCTCATAACCATCCTAGCGGCGACCCGGAACCATCCCATGAAGATATTGCTGTAACAAAGAGGCTGAAGGCAGCGGGAGAGATCATCGGTATTGATGTTCTGGATCACGTCTTCATTGGTAACAATCAGTTCTACAGTCTAAAGGAACACGGCCATTTCTAA
- a CDS encoding GNAT family N-acetyltransferase, protein MSAATIIHAKTEEQLQKCLDIRKEVFVEEQKVPIDLEIDEFDKIGPDVHHVLIELNGEYAATGRLTYYKDNSAKMQRIAVRKPFRSQGVGKILLIALEELARELGLEKSVLDAQCQAEGFYAKLGYETISAEPFDDAGISHVRMVKPLKS, encoded by the coding sequence GTGTCAGCCGCTACGATTATACACGCCAAAACAGAGGAACAATTGCAGAAATGCCTGGATATCCGCAAGGAAGTTTTTGTGGAGGAGCAGAAGGTGCCGATCGATTTGGAAATAGACGAATTCGACAAAATCGGCCCGGATGTCCATCATGTGCTGATCGAGTTGAACGGCGAATACGCCGCCACAGGACGGCTGACTTATTATAAAGACAATTCGGCGAAAATGCAGCGGATTGCCGTGCGCAAGCCTTTTCGCTCGCAAGGCGTCGGAAAAATACTGCTGATCGCTCTGGAAGAGCTGGCGCGCGAGCTTGGCCTGGAGAAATCGGTGCTCGATGCGCAGTGTCAGGCCGAGGGCTTCTACGCGAAGCTGGGTTATGAGACGATTTCGGCCGAGCCGTTCGACGACGCGGGTATCTCCCATGTGCGTATGGTCAAACCGTTAAAGTCATAG
- a CDS encoding three component ABC system middle component, producing MDHLDEYDIIQNVALASLVIWSFSAKYYTTNEEKRGIDLQVLMLILPLLFNESFVNSAYRRNFKKGFFAVLNDNKSTYIGLQERMENMSKLTLRSINACISSKLLMYDTETYSFVPIRTIIPKFNESEDIKKIFAASERLGYWFATIDFQEICTLLKVRF from the coding sequence TTGGATCATTTAGATGAATATGACATAATTCAAAATGTCGCATTAGCTTCTTTAGTAATCTGGTCATTTTCAGCAAAGTACTACACCACTAATGAGGAGAAAAGAGGAATAGACTTACAAGTTCTAATGCTTATACTACCTCTGCTATTTAACGAATCTTTTGTAAATTCTGCCTATAGAAGAAATTTCAAAAAAGGTTTTTTTGCCGTCCTGAATGATAATAAAAGCACCTATATTGGATTACAAGAACGGATGGAAAACATGTCAAAACTTACTCTTAGATCAATTAATGCATGCATTTCAAGTAAGTTACTTATGTACGATACAGAAACTTATTCCTTTGTTCCAATAAGAACTATAATCCCAAAATTTAACGAAAGTGAAGATATAAAAAAAATCTTCGCTGCTTCTGAACGATTAGGTTACTGGTTTGCAACAATCGATTTTCAAGAAATCTGCACACTCCTAAAAGTGAGGTTTTAA
- a CDS encoding copper amine oxidase N-terminal domain-containing protein, whose protein sequence is MLKKLIILSASILISSSLIGQNFISAAEAPNKRIILKVNDTGMFIDDAQFTTFIDPVTYAAPIVVNNRVLLPISNIIKEFGGTSDWEPTQKKITINLNMNKVILTLDSRKAYVNGKQIDLDVAPTTISGRTMVPLRFVSDHLGLQLVWDQKNQIIALYQGDFDNILTDYSGYFLPIASEDTSSDSSHDNSNQNTTSDKPISKEGVAIKVGDRVQFSFFYGEVTKINGGRVLVYWDSKDNLWLKDEDADYMAMLAGIKYKSSSWIDASDLTVQQ, encoded by the coding sequence ATGTTGAAGAAACTTATTATCCTTAGTGCATCTATACTTATATCATCCAGCTTGATCGGGCAGAATTTTATATCTGCTGCTGAAGCTCCAAATAAAAGAATCATTCTTAAAGTTAACGATACCGGTATGTTTATCGATGATGCTCAATTTACGACATTTATTGATCCGGTAACTTATGCTGCGCCAATAGTTGTTAACAACAGAGTTTTGTTACCTATAAGTAACATCATTAAAGAGTTTGGTGGAACATCGGATTGGGAACCTACTCAAAAAAAGATAACCATTAATCTAAACATGAATAAAGTTATTCTTACTCTCGACAGCAGGAAGGCGTATGTCAATGGAAAACAAATTGATCTAGATGTTGCCCCAACCACAATATCCGGCAGAACAATGGTCCCATTAAGATTCGTTAGCGACCACTTAGGTTTGCAGCTTGTCTGGGATCAAAAAAATCAAATTATTGCACTTTATCAAGGTGATTTTGACAATATACTTACAGACTATAGCGGTTATTTCCTTCCGATCGCCTCAGAGGATACAAGTAGTGACTCTTCTCATGATAACAGCAACCAAAATACCACCAGCGATAAACCTATTTCAAAAGAAGGCGTAGCCATCAAGGTGGGAGATCGCGTCCAATTTAGCTTCTTTTATGGCGAAGTAACTAAGATTAACGGTGGTAGAGTTCTTGTCTATTGGGACAGTAAGGATAACCTTTGGCTCAAAGATGAAGATGCCGATTACATGGCTATGTTAGCAGGTATCAAGTACAAATCAAGCAGTTGGATTGATGCAAGTGATTTGACAGTTCAACAATAA
- a CDS encoding copper amine oxidase gives MKWRRIAFLVIAFSLMGGSMLFADAATQKVKLLLNGREMEDGGYVIDGKTYVPLRSLDGLVEYNEETKTVNYYKPNVHMSLSREDGVFGDIKKTGKLKFFVFSQIDNLKTNISAVRVSITAPDGTSKEIQTDEIKDQKDNFWFRTKDYTYDFKATGRYTVGFYMKPSGGTDFVLVSEKGINVLE, from the coding sequence TTGAAATGGAGAAGAATTGCTTTCCTTGTCATAGCCTTCTCTTTAATGGGAGGGTCCATGTTATTTGCCGATGCGGCCACCCAAAAGGTGAAACTGCTGCTGAACGGCCGCGAAATGGAAGACGGCGGATATGTTATCGACGGGAAAACCTACGTCCCTTTACGGAGTCTCGATGGATTGGTGGAGTATAATGAAGAAACGAAAACGGTCAATTACTATAAACCGAACGTTCATATGTCTTTGTCTAGGGAGGACGGAGTGTTCGGGGATATCAAAAAGACGGGCAAGCTTAAATTTTTCGTATTTTCGCAAATCGATAATTTGAAGACTAACATTTCAGCGGTTCGCGTCTCGATCACGGCGCCCGACGGAACCTCGAAGGAAATCCAGACCGATGAAATCAAGGATCAGAAGGATAATTTCTGGTTCCGCACTAAAGACTACACGTACGATTTCAAAGCAACCGGGCGGTATACGGTCGGATTTTATATGAAGCCGTCCGGCGGAACGGATTTTGTGCTGGTATCGGAGAAAGGTATCAATGTCCTGGAATAG
- a CDS encoding aminotransferase class I/II-fold pyridoxal phosphate-dependent enzyme — MDHQSTPLFTALKRHAAGNPVQFHIPGHKKGLGTDKEFREFIGDNALSIDLINIAPLDDLHQPTGVIEEAQKLAADAFGADHTFFSVQGTSGAIMTMILSVCSPGDKIIVPRNIHKSVMSAIIFAGAKPVFVSPAQDFSLGIDHGITTSSVRRALQRHPDAKAVVVINPTYFGVCANLKEIVDLAHSFHVPVLVDEAHGVHIHFHEQLPMSAMQAGADMAATSVHKLGGSMTQSSILNVNTKNGYVNPQRVQTIISMLTTTSTSYLLLASLDTARRNLALHGRELAEQSVELAQYVREEINKIEGLYCFGREILGSEAAYDHDPTKLTIHVRHLGITGYETENWLREHYNIEVELSDMYNILCLITPGDTRETADILLKALRELSGIYYKEGNANELIVKVPEIPQLSLIPRDAFYADTEVIPFKESAGRIIAEFIYVYPPGIPILLPGEVISQDNIDYIVDHVEVGLPVKGPEDRKIENVKVIVEADPIF; from the coding sequence ATGGATCATCAAAGCACGCCGCTTTTTACCGCACTCAAAAGACACGCGGCCGGCAATCCCGTTCAATTTCACATTCCCGGGCACAAAAAGGGGCTCGGCACCGATAAAGAATTCCGTGAATTCATCGGCGATAATGCCTTGTCGATCGATTTGATCAACATCGCGCCGCTGGACGATCTCCATCAGCCGACCGGCGTGATCGAGGAAGCGCAAAAGCTCGCCGCCGACGCGTTTGGCGCGGACCATACGTTTTTTTCCGTTCAAGGCACAAGCGGGGCCATCATGACCATGATATTATCCGTTTGTTCGCCGGGCGATAAAATTATCGTTCCAAGAAACATTCACAAATCAGTCATGTCGGCGATTATTTTCGCCGGAGCCAAGCCGGTCTTCGTGTCGCCGGCCCAGGACTTTAGTCTCGGCATCGATCACGGCATTACGACGTCCTCGGTGCGCCGCGCTTTGCAGCGCCATCCCGACGCCAAAGCGGTTGTGGTCATTAATCCGACGTATTTCGGGGTATGCGCCAACCTGAAGGAAATCGTCGACCTTGCCCACAGCTTTCATGTTCCCGTGCTTGTGGACGAAGCGCACGGCGTGCACATCCATTTTCACGAGCAGCTGCCGATGTCGGCCATGCAGGCCGGCGCGGATATGGCGGCGACGAGCGTTCACAAGCTTGGGGGTTCCATGACGCAGAGTTCGATTCTAAACGTCAACACGAAAAACGGTTATGTAAATCCGCAGCGCGTGCAAACGATCATCAGTATGCTGACGACGACGTCGACTTCCTATTTGCTGCTGGCTTCCCTCGATACCGCCCGCAGAAATCTCGCGCTGCACGGCCGCGAGTTGGCCGAACAATCGGTGGAGCTGGCGCAGTACGTCCGCGAAGAAATCAACAAAATTGAGGGGCTGTACTGCTTTGGACGGGAAATTTTGGGCAGCGAAGCGGCCTATGACCATGATCCGACCAAGCTTACGATCCATGTCCGCCATTTGGGCATCACCGGCTACGAAACGGAAAATTGGCTGCGTGAGCATTATAATATCGAGGTTGAGCTCAGCGATATGTACAATATCCTCTGTCTGATTACGCCGGGGGATACGCGGGAAACCGCCGACATATTGCTGAAGGCGCTGCGCGAACTGTCCGGCATTTACTATAAAGAAGGCAATGCCAACGAGTTGATCGTCAAAGTACCGGAAATCCCGCAGCTCTCCCTGATTCCGCGGGACGCCTTTTACGCCGATACCGAAGTGATTCCGTTCAAGGAGTCGGCGGGCCGGATCATTGCCGAGTTTATTTACGTATATCCGCCAGGGATTCCGATTTTGCTCCCCGGCGAAGTCATTTCCCAGGATAATATCGACTATATCGTCGACCATGTGGAGGTCGGTTTGCCGGTGAAAGGGCCGGAAGACCGGAAGATCGAAAATGTAAAGGTCATCGTGGAGGCAGACCCGATCTTCTAA
- a CDS encoding DUF1292 domain-containing protein — MSDHNHEHGEACGCGHDHDHDHEHEEFVLTLTDEQGNDVEMVLVETFDVGEKVYALLLERNNPEADGIILRMEEENEEMVLYNIEDEAEWKQVEEAYNELVSQLDEV, encoded by the coding sequence ATGAGCGACCACAATCACGAACACGGCGAAGCGTGCGGATGCGGGCATGACCATGACCACGATCATGAGCACGAAGAGTTTGTGTTGACGCTGACGGACGAACAAGGCAACGACGTAGAAATGGTGCTCGTCGAAACGTTCGACGTAGGCGAAAAAGTGTACGCACTTCTGTTGGAGCGAAACAATCCGGAAGCGGACGGCATCATTCTCCGCATGGAAGAAGAAAATGAAGAGATGGTGCTTTACAATATCGAAGACGAAGCAGAATGGAAGCAAGTGGAGGAAGCATACAACGAACTTGTCTCCCAGCTTGATGAAGTTTAA